One window of the Montipora foliosa isolate CH-2021 chromosome 4, ASM3666993v2, whole genome shotgun sequence genome contains the following:
- the LOC138001435 gene encoding tigger transposable element-derived protein 4-like, translating to MAVDGNCRKTQIVKMLKRNAMILESWNPNEGSQSQKRLNVEKYAEINGLFWEWYTRARESNVPVDGPMLVEQARIFAERIGGDTFQGTSGWLEKWKRRHNIGQMNIAGEEDNVSPQTIDSWSETVKELTTGYSPRDVWNEDETGCFWKAMLEKSLSQKEKRCRGGKNSKQRITAAFFVNTEDEKEGLIVIGSSKLPRCSTRLPNPSYHYSAQYFSVEKAWMRTKIMVTILTRLNNSLKKEERHIILFLDNAPCDPFSLTDMFCDIKVALLLKNTTSRRSPWMRV from the coding sequence ATGGCTGTCGACGGAAATTGCAGGAAAACTCAGATTGTCAAAATGCTAAAGCGGAACGCTATGATTCTTGAATCGTGGAACCCTAATGAAGGATCTCAATCTCAAAAGAGACTGaatgttgaaaaatatgcaGAAATCAATGGTTTGTTCTGGGAATGGTATACCAGAGCAAGAGAATCAAACGTCCCTGTCGACGGCCCCATGCTGGTCGAGCAAGCACGAATTTTTGCTGAGAGGATTGGAGGCGACACTTTTCAAGGAACAAGTGGCTGGCTAGAAAAGTGGAAACGGAGACACAACATCGGTCAAATGAACATCGCTGGGGAAGAGGACAATGTAAGCCCACAGACCATAGACAGCTGGAGTGAAACAGTGAAAGAGCTAACTACGGGCTATTCGCCTAGGGATGTATGGAATGAGGACGAAACTGGCTGCTTCTGGAAGGCGATGCTTGAGAAATCGCTCTCTCAAAAGGAAAAACGCTGCAGAGGTGGCAAGAATTCGAAGCAACGAATAACCGCTGCATTCTTTGTGAATACAGAAGACGAGAAAGAGGGCCTTATTGTGATAGGAAGTAGCAAATTGCCGCGCTGCTCCACACGTTTACCAAATCCATCATACCACTACAGCGCGCAGTACTTCAGCGTTGAGAAGGCGTGGATGAGAACTAAGATAATGGTCACCATCCTTACCAGGTTGAACAACAGTTTGAAAAAAGAGGAACGACACATTATCCTTTTCTTGGACAATGCACCGTGCGATCCATTTTCGCTGACGGACATGTTCTGTGACATTAAAGTAGCCTTGCTACTGAAGAACACCACCTCGCGCCGCAGCCCCTGGATGCGGGTATAA
- the LOC138001434 gene encoding uncharacterized protein F54H12.2-like: MASAHPLSAPGANSSLQLFDVPVTDVSIVSSKWIDYEPVQTGTNPIEFVIKPLADYIDINKTELRLVVKITKQDGSPTGDGKKYTLVNNALHSIIKQFTIKINETLVTEQSDTQAYNAYIKTLLNFTEQAKKSYLTKALYYKDTAGHMNEVDNTAESNEGLNRRATFTNNGAEVGLVGVPLCDVFNIDKLLLDGLEIKVKVDLNNDAFVLMAGETPNNCKLKVMSSTLRIRTVRVADSVKLEHVQIMQGHKGSAALPAIYTLTRTPTQARIIPQGVLNHTETDLFHGFIPQCIIFGLVRNDAFNGNLARNPFNFELFDLQDIRLTVNGEEMPYSALDLTGGKKIDGYNTLFSGSGDMNCGHGIDIDRVDWENGYGLFRFDLTPAGSGHPDHLIPHRTGNVNLYLKFGTQTNSVLNLIVYAEFQNQLEIDRNRRVVYDLTQGS, translated from the coding sequence CCTGGTGCGAATTCAAGTTTACAATTGTTTGATGTACCTGTGACAGATGTGTCGATTGTTAGCAGCAAATGGATCGATTACGAACCGGTTCAAACGGGAACTAATCCCATCGAGTTTGTCATCAAACCGTTAGCTGACTACATTGACATTAACAAGACAGAGCTGCGATTGGTAGTAAAGATTACCAAACAAGATGGATCGCCCACAGGGGATGGTAAGAAGTACACTCTGGTCAACAACGCCCTTCATTCCATCATCAAACAGTTTACCATCAAGATCAACGAAACGCTGGTAACAGAACAGTCAGACACTCAAGCATACAATGCTTACATCAAGACCTTATTGAACTTTACGGAACAGGCCAAGAAATCGTACTTAACCAAAGCTCTGTATTACAAAGACACTGCTGGACACATGAATGAAGTAGATAATACAGCAGAAAGTAATGAGGGTCTGAATAGAAGAGCCACATTTACTAACAACGGCGCAGAAGTTGGGTTGGTCGGAGTACCTCTTTGTGACGTGTTTAATATTGACAAGTTGTTGCTTGACGGTTTGGAGATCAAAGTCAAAGTGGATCTGAACAACGATGCTTTTGTTCTCATGGCTGGGGAGACTCCAAACAACTGCAAACTAAAGGTCATGTCGAGTACGCTTCGCATACGCACAGTGCGTGTTGCAGACAGTGTGAAACTAGAACATGTACAGATCATGCAAGGTCACAAAGGGAGCGCAGCGCTACCAGCCATCTATACCCTAACCAGAACCCCTACGCAGGCAAGGATCATCCCTCAAGGAGTCTTAAATCACACTGAGACAGATCTATTCCACGGTTTCATTCCTCAGTGCATCATTTTTGGGCTCGTGCGAAACGATGCCTTCAACGGAAACCTTGCAAGAAATCCTTTCAACTTTGAGCTGTTTGACCTGCAAGACATTCGGCTGACTGTAAATGGAGAAGAAATGCCTTATTCTGCGCTGGATCTGACGGGTGGAAAAAAGATCGATGGTTACAACACGCTGTTTTCAGGAAGTGGAGACATGAATTGTGGGCACGGGATTGACATTGATAGAGTGGATTGGGAGAACGGATACGGTTTGTTCCGTTTTGATTTGACACCGGCAGGAAGTGGACATCCCGATCATCTGATACCTCATCGAACGGGTAACGTGAACCTGTACCTGAAATTTGGAACTCAGACGAACTCAGTTCTGAATTTAATTGTGTACGCAGAATTTCAGAATCAGTTGGAAATTGATCGCAATCGTCGCGTGGTCTACGATTTGACACAAGGCTCTTAG
- the LOC138000864 gene encoding uncharacterized protein yields MDKNNKSKEKAWKDVKKKLESKLDDACQKSHNYQHLYEELLASHSARSQEVAELKLSLQQTQQVLDMELGRRRATSVAHTDTLPSDVESPLEIIQTIPKERQRLATDTDSNMDETSSTIVMIAQSKALFDRLETEAKESEESYQRFQSRISQMELDVYPTRTLEIQAVAQNLS; encoded by the exons atggacaaaaacaacaaatcgAAAGAGAAGGCTTGGAAAGACGTAAAAAAGAAGTTGGAATCTAAATTAGATGACGCG tgccAGAAGAGTCATAACTATCAACATCTGTACGAAGAACTGCTGGCGAGTCATTCCGCCCGAAGTCAAGAAGTGGCCGAATTAAAACTTAGTTTGCAACAAACTCAACAAG TACTTGACATGGAGCTTGGTAGACGAAGAGCGACTTCTGTTGCACA CACTGACACATTACCAAGTGATGTCGAGTCTCCCTTGGAAATAATACAGACAATCCCGAAAGAGCGGCAGAGGTTAGCAACAGACACTGATAGCAATATGGATGAAACGAGTAGCACCATAGTAATGATTGCGCAAAGCAAAGCATTGTTTGATCGCCTGGAAACAGAAGCAAAG GAATCAGAGGAGTCGTACCAGAGATTTCAATCGCGTATCAGTCAGATGGAGCTTGATGTGTATCCTACTCGCACATTGGAAATACAGGCTGTTGCACAAAACCTCTCCTGA